In Streptomyces sp. SN-593, a single genomic region encodes these proteins:
- a CDS encoding class F sortase: MAEGADARAVRADTRARADGRTWTALAVGLLLLAAWLVGQGSGGGTGTAGAGGPRAAAARDHPPHLYAAHVPLPASDPVRLDIGSIGLHADLVGRGLTDGTIDPPPYSTPQVAGWYTGGPTPGAAGAALIVGHVDTETGPAVFFPLSTVRPGALVAVTRADHSVADFSVEAVEVVPKDHFDATRVYGSDAANRPELRLITCGGDFDSARQAYSANVVVYASLTGSRAASGSGA, encoded by the coding sequence ATGGCCGAAGGGGCGGACGCGCGGGCGGTACGGGCCGACACCCGGGCCAGGGCCGACGGCAGGACGTGGACGGCCCTCGCGGTCGGGCTGCTCCTGCTGGCGGCCTGGCTGGTCGGCCAGGGTTCCGGCGGCGGCACCGGGACCGCCGGGGCCGGCGGCCCTCGGGCCGCCGCCGCGCGGGACCACCCGCCGCACCTGTACGCGGCGCATGTCCCGCTGCCCGCGTCCGACCCGGTCCGGCTCGACATCGGCTCGATCGGGCTGCACGCCGACCTCGTCGGGCGCGGCCTGACCGACGGCACGATCGACCCGCCGCCGTACTCGACCCCGCAGGTGGCCGGCTGGTACACCGGCGGCCCGACCCCGGGGGCCGCCGGCGCGGCGCTGATCGTCGGCCACGTGGACACCGAGACCGGGCCGGCGGTCTTCTTCCCGCTGAGCACGGTCAGACCGGGCGCGCTGGTGGCGGTGACCCGGGCGGACCACTCCGTCGCGGACTTCTCGGTGGAGGCGGTGGAGGTGGTCCCGAAGGACCACTTCGACGCGACCCGGGTCTACGGCTCCGACGCGGCGAACCGCCCCGAGCTGCGGCTGATCACCTGCGGCGGCGACTTCGACAGCGCCCGCCAGGCGTACTCGGCGAACGTCGTGGTGTACGCCTCGCTGACCGGTTCGCGCGCGGCGTCCGGCAGCGGGGCATAG